Proteins from one Thermococcus sp. M36 genomic window:
- a CDS encoding DUF835 domain-containing protein — translation MKQPTKLHVILESAVGFLRGGGKVVVIDCLEVLVIYNDFVSVFRFLASLKDYAVNFHSLVLVTVEEGALADREFRILSKEFIPVKNLSSLLRTSS, via the coding sequence ATGAAACAGCCCACAAAGCTCCACGTTATTCTTGAGAGCGCGGTGGGTTTTCTGAGGGGAGGCGGGAAGGTAGTGGTCATTGACTGCCTTGAGGTTCTGGTGATATACAACGACTTCGTTTCGGTGTTCAGGTTCCTGGCGTCCCTGAAGGACTACGCCGTTAATTTTCACTCGCTGGTGCTCGTGACCGTGGAGGAGGGGGCCCTGGCGGACAGGGAGTTCAGAATACTGTCCAAGGAGTTCATTCCCGTGAAGAACCTAAGCTCCCTCCTCAGAACTTCCTCTTGA
- a CDS encoding flavin reductase family protein produces the protein MRPYRLMYPMRTYLIVAGHGGETNVMAADWVTVVSFQPFMVGVAIAPQRHTWGLVKKYREFVVSVPGLDMLDDVWIVGTRHGPEKLKETSIKFVPSKEVGTPSIENALANIECRVVDERDYGDHTWFVGEVVGFSYREDAFLEDRPNLGAGFLAHASWTDFVTFEDRIYRPRG, from the coding sequence GTGAGGCCTTACCGGCTGATGTATCCCATGAGGACGTACCTTATTGTGGCGGGCCACGGTGGGGAGACCAACGTGATGGCGGCTGACTGGGTCACCGTTGTGTCCTTCCAGCCCTTCATGGTCGGTGTTGCCATAGCCCCCCAGAGGCACACGTGGGGCCTTGTGAAGAAGTACCGCGAGTTCGTGGTGAGCGTTCCGGGGCTTGACATGCTGGACGACGTCTGGATTGTCGGAACCCGGCACGGTCCGGAAAAGCTGAAGGAGACCTCCATAAAGTTTGTTCCGTCCAAAGAGGTGGGAACCCCAAGCATAGAGAATGCACTGGCCAACATTGAATGCAGGGTGGTTGACGAGCGGGACTACGGCGACCACACCTGGTTCGTCGGTGAGGTTGTCGGGTTCTCCTACAGGGAAGACGCTTTTTTAGAGGACAGACCCAACCTTGGTGCGGGCTTTCTTGCCCACGCCTCGTGGACGGACTTCGTGACCTTTGAGGACAGGATCTACCGGCCGCGCGGTTAG
- a CDS encoding COG1361 S-layer family protein, protein MKKRGVVLLLIVLTAVLSGAVTASTTVTLFEGYLDKGEAVLVGPLVVALTDTEKDYGNGEYYAFLVVAKDGRLLNAEYKTIYVPDPEKIQELLMNPEFIRAMAETQGYDVAQCEEYVNNSAQFNACLISNAYGFYQWMNTASPGELADAVMRTIEEHPELGISREDILMPITFPEVTPVREGDTVEVNVDNRTVLITVSQVYPNGARISISGPPEWRASTAPGLVVSSVEMPETVEPGETVTVKVHLKNEGALKVRYLNVFVTPAPLSLNESSSIAGAISMAMSQSGLSKSVFYPVGSAVKYIEYLDGKENATLTFKIKINPNTDVGTYPLYVGVVYFTGLGTNMKMAQGYNFVALTVKKPREAFVEITKVETEPEEISPGDTFTVRFEIRNTGDETVKALSLRISSYKVPVQGEVKNVDLSAISQLPIQGSEGLSQSLQDSLNQLMRELAKQDIEAFLPVGEDNVKYVPELMPGESTVLEFKVRANERLENGIYPMRIELEYITEPNEKEITDERLVGIDVTGRAELIVSRVSTSPGRVIPGTENVEVNIQIDNVGTGTAETVVVRPMPGWPFSLSESSTQVIGVGTLRKGDSAEASFRVNVAENASPGTYEIPLLVTYTTGAGIRKNATLRVPVILGSKPNIEVAGVRFEPDPIQGETVRVYVTLRNTGGEKATSVLIEGVVKADQPFTLDKRTDYIGDLAPGATGEGVIILRIDRDAVPKDYNLRLRIRAVGDPNRGDDNVYVFERTITVRVKENTGRSKNLRAAAIITGLVVVVAVLLTYLSERKRTKKTFKHSRDKGKDGWKE, encoded by the coding sequence ATGAAAAAACGAGGCGTAGTCCTCCTGCTGATCGTGCTCACGGCGGTGCTCTCCGGAGCCGTCACCGCCTCCACCACGGTCACTCTCTTTGAGGGGTACCTGGACAAGGGGGAGGCGGTGTTGGTAGGCCCGCTGGTGGTTGCCCTTACGGACACGGAAAAGGACTACGGCAACGGAGAGTACTACGCGTTCCTTGTAGTGGCCAAGGACGGAAGGCTCCTGAACGCGGAGTACAAGACTATATACGTCCCGGATCCTGAAAAAATCCAGGAACTGCTCATGAACCCCGAGTTCATCAGGGCGATGGCAGAGACACAGGGGTACGACGTGGCCCAGTGTGAAGAATACGTGAACAACAGCGCCCAGTTCAACGCCTGCCTCATTTCCAACGCCTACGGCTTCTACCAGTGGATGAACACCGCGTCTCCAGGGGAGCTCGCGGACGCGGTGATGAGGACGATAGAAGAGCACCCGGAGCTCGGGATAAGCAGGGAAGACATCCTGATGCCCATTACATTCCCGGAGGTAACCCCTGTGAGGGAGGGGGACACGGTAGAGGTGAACGTGGACAACAGGACGGTTCTGATAACGGTAAGCCAGGTATATCCGAACGGTGCGAGGATCAGCATAAGCGGCCCCCCTGAATGGAGGGCCTCCACGGCACCGGGCCTCGTGGTTTCCAGCGTGGAGATGCCCGAGACCGTTGAGCCCGGGGAGACGGTCACAGTAAAAGTCCACCTGAAAAATGAAGGCGCCCTGAAGGTTCGCTATTTAAACGTCTTCGTGACACCCGCACCGCTGAGCCTCAACGAGAGCTCCTCGATAGCGGGGGCAATCTCAATGGCGATGAGCCAGAGCGGACTCTCAAAGAGCGTCTTCTATCCAGTGGGGAGTGCTGTGAAGTACATCGAATATCTAGACGGCAAGGAAAACGCGACCCTGACCTTCAAAATAAAGATAAACCCGAACACCGACGTCGGAACCTACCCCCTCTACGTGGGGGTCGTCTATTTTACGGGCCTAGGGACGAACATGAAGATGGCCCAGGGGTACAACTTCGTCGCCTTGACCGTCAAAAAGCCCAGGGAGGCCTTTGTCGAGATAACCAAGGTTGAGACCGAGCCGGAGGAGATAAGTCCCGGGGACACTTTCACCGTGAGGTTTGAGATCAGGAACACCGGGGACGAAACCGTCAAGGCCCTGAGCCTAAGAATAAGCTCATACAAGGTGCCCGTACAGGGGGAGGTAAAGAACGTCGACCTGTCAGCCATATCGCAGCTACCGATCCAGGGGAGCGAGGGGCTCAGCCAGAGCCTGCAGGACTCCCTCAACCAGCTGATGCGAGAACTGGCAAAACAGGACATAGAGGCGTTCCTGCCGGTAGGGGAAGACAACGTAAAGTACGTCCCCGAACTGATGCCCGGAGAAAGCACCGTCCTTGAGTTTAAGGTCAGGGCTAATGAAAGGCTCGAAAACGGCATCTATCCGATGAGGATAGAGCTGGAGTACATAACGGAGCCCAATGAGAAGGAGATAACGGACGAGAGGCTCGTTGGAATAGACGTCACCGGGAGGGCGGAGCTGATAGTGTCAAGGGTCTCGACGTCGCCGGGCAGGGTGATACCTGGCACGGAGAACGTTGAGGTAAACATCCAGATTGACAACGTCGGCACCGGGACCGCCGAGACGGTTGTGGTAAGGCCCATGCCTGGCTGGCCCTTCAGCCTGAGCGAGAGCAGCACACAGGTCATAGGTGTGGGGACACTCAGAAAGGGGGACTCCGCCGAGGCGTCGTTCAGGGTCAACGTGGCCGAGAACGCAAGCCCCGGAACATACGAGATTCCCCTCCTCGTGACGTACACCACCGGAGCTGGCATACGGAAAAACGCCACCCTCCGGGTGCCCGTGATCTTGGGGTCAAAGCCGAACATAGAGGTTGCCGGCGTGCGCTTTGAGCCTGACCCCATTCAGGGCGAGACCGTAAGGGTCTACGTAACCCTCAGAAACACCGGGGGAGAGAAGGCCACAAGCGTGCTGATAGAGGGCGTTGTAAAGGCCGACCAGCCGTTCACACTCGACAAGAGAACGGACTACATCGGCGACCTAGCGCCGGGGGCGACCGGTGAGGGGGTCATCATTCTGAGGATAGACAGGGACGCCGTGCCCAAGGACTACAACCTCAGGCTCCGCATAAGGGCCGTCGGGGATCCGAACCGGGGGGACGACAACGTCTACGTCTTTGAGAGAACAATAACCGTCAGAGTGAAGGAGAACACAGGGCGCTCCAAGAACCTGAGGGCCGCCGCCATCATAACCGGACTCGTGGTTGTCGTCGCGGTGCTCCTGACGTATCTTTCGGAAAGGAAACGGACAAAGAAAACATTTAAACACAGTAGGGACAAAGGAAAAGACGGGTGGAAGGAATGA
- a CDS encoding flippase-like domain-containing protein, translating into MDWRKYSLLGLGLAIIALLLWWAGIEEVMAILRNARADYFVMAVLAYVAAVIIWALRWRVLLNSLGIRVPFRTILGALFAGIFVNNVTPGARGGGEPVRMYYISKHTDEPYGHVFATIMLDRILDVIPVVIMLFLATAYVYRLGSFTLTITVLVLDLAFAALTLTTVGILLSERKTKGMLYWVYRQFGRIMPKKAAKYEEKFVHAVEVSVPQFQEKFKFLLTHRRAFALSLAYSFAFWFLVLIRSYLIFLSINNPIGILDVMVVQTIGIVVGMMMILPGGAGIIEAINSGVYVLLGIGKGAAVTATVLERLISYWAPTVTGAAVMAHFGIKVRAERQSRGEDRKV; encoded by the coding sequence ATGGACTGGAGGAAATACTCCCTCCTGGGCCTGGGCCTGGCAATAATAGCCCTCCTCCTCTGGTGGGCCGGGATAGAGGAGGTCATGGCGATACTCAGGAACGCGAGGGCGGACTACTTTGTGATGGCGGTCCTGGCCTACGTGGCGGCCGTCATCATATGGGCCCTCCGCTGGAGGGTCCTCCTGAACAGCCTGGGCATCAGGGTTCCCTTCAGGACGATCCTCGGGGCCCTCTTCGCGGGTATCTTCGTGAACAACGTGACCCCCGGGGCGAGGGGCGGCGGTGAGCCAGTGAGGATGTACTACATATCCAAGCACACAGACGAACCCTACGGCCACGTCTTCGCCACGATAATGCTCGACAGGATACTCGACGTGATCCCCGTCGTCATCATGCTCTTCCTCGCAACCGCGTACGTCTACCGCCTCGGGTCGTTCACGCTAACAATCACAGTGCTCGTACTCGACCTCGCTTTCGCCGCCCTGACCCTGACAACGGTGGGCATCCTCCTCAGCGAAAGGAAGACCAAGGGCATGCTCTACTGGGTCTACCGGCAGTTTGGAAGGATCATGCCGAAAAAGGCCGCCAAGTACGAAGAGAAGTTCGTGCACGCCGTCGAGGTGAGCGTCCCCCAGTTCCAGGAGAAGTTCAAGTTCCTGCTCACTCACAGGCGCGCCTTCGCCCTCTCTCTGGCGTACTCCTTCGCCTTCTGGTTCCTTGTCCTCATCAGGTCGTACCTAATATTCCTAAGCATCAACAACCCCATAGGCATCCTCGACGTCATGGTCGTCCAGACCATCGGCATAGTCGTGGGAATGATGATGATCCTCCCCGGAGGAGCCGGGATAATCGAGGCCATAAACTCCGGCGTCTACGTCCTCCTGGGCATAGGGAAAGGGGCGGCCGTTACAGCCACGGTTCTTGAGAGGCTCATCTCCTACTGGGCCCCCACCGTCACGGGGGCGGCTGTGATGGCGCACTTCGGCATAAAGGTCAGGGCCGAGAGGCAATCCCGCGGGGAGGACAGAAAGGTATAA
- a CDS encoding DUF3201 domain-containing protein, whose protein sequence is MNVREIHEFLNEMWEGIFRLNEELKLELPKEGFKVEDVEEAFGAYIFIDGEWKLMKYPHPAFEIKPQIEVGATPESHYFVVAVPRERVSENFVGLFLELFPRSFIYGAENFLSDIYNWRRDGRVSPEEVLRKISESDEKVFQFEANFGSVKALRQGIMRLIELGKRFEIFDL, encoded by the coding sequence ATGAACGTGAGAGAGATTCACGAGTTCCTTAACGAGATGTGGGAGGGCATATTCAGGCTCAACGAAGAGCTCAAGCTCGAACTCCCGAAGGAGGGCTTTAAAGTAGAGGACGTTGAGGAGGCCTTCGGGGCATACATCTTCATAGACGGCGAGTGGAAGCTGATGAAGTACCCCCACCCCGCCTTCGAGATAAAGCCCCAGATAGAGGTCGGAGCAACGCCGGAGAGCCACTACTTCGTGGTCGCGGTTCCCAGGGAGAGGGTGAGTGAAAACTTTGTGGGCCTGTTCCTCGAACTCTTCCCGAGGAGCTTCATCTACGGTGCCGAGAACTTCCTGAGCGACATCTACAACTGGAGGAGGGACGGCAGAGTCTCTCCGGAAGAGGTGCTCAGAAAAATATCCGAGAGCGATGAGAAGGTCTTCCAGTTCGAGGCGAACTTCGGCTCGGTTAAAGCCCTCAGACAGGGGATAATGAGGCTCATTGAGCTCGGAAAGCGCTTCGAAATCTTCGACCTCTGA
- a CDS encoding NAD(+) kinase: MKFGIVARRDREAALKLAYRVYDFLKVSGYEVYVDEETNRYLPEFHEEDVLPLEDFDVDFIIVIGGDGTILRVEHRTRKDIPILGVNMGTLGFLTEVEPHETFFALSKLLEGDYHIDERIKLRTYLNGENTVPDALNEVAILTGIPGKIIHLRYYIDMGLADEIRADGLIVSTPTGSTGYAMSAGGPFVDPRLDVVVIAPLAPIALSSRPMIVPSSSRIDVRNVAITREIILAVDGQFYTYLEPETEITIKLSPRRAKFVRFTREVYPKYTMRIKRKF, translated from the coding sequence ATGAAGTTTGGAATCGTTGCCCGAAGGGATAGGGAAGCGGCGTTGAAGCTGGCCTACCGCGTCTACGACTTCCTTAAGGTCAGCGGGTATGAAGTGTACGTTGATGAGGAAACCAACCGGTACCTCCCGGAGTTCCATGAGGAGGACGTGCTCCCCCTTGAGGACTTTGACGTGGATTTCATAATCGTCATCGGCGGCGACGGAACGATCCTCCGAGTCGAGCACCGAACCAGGAAGGACATTCCGATACTGGGGGTCAACATGGGAACCCTGGGGTTTCTCACCGAGGTCGAACCCCACGAGACGTTCTTTGCCCTCAGCAAGCTCCTGGAGGGCGATTATCACATAGATGAGCGCATAAAATTGAGGACGTACCTCAACGGTGAGAACACCGTCCCCGACGCCCTCAACGAGGTGGCAATACTCACAGGGATCCCCGGAAAGATAATACACCTGCGGTACTACATTGACATGGGGCTGGCGGACGAGATAAGGGCAGATGGACTGATCGTCTCGACGCCGACCGGTTCCACAGGGTATGCAATGAGCGCAGGCGGGCCCTTCGTTGACCCCAGGCTGGACGTCGTGGTCATAGCGCCACTCGCCCCCATAGCCCTCAGTTCGAGGCCGATGATAGTGCCTTCGTCCAGCAGAATAGACGTCAGGAACGTCGCGATAACAAGGGAGATTATACTGGCGGTGGACGGACAGTTCTACACGTATCTGGAGCCCGAAACGGAGATAACGATAAAGCTCTCCCCCAGGAGGGCAAAGTTCGTCCGCTTTACCCGCGAGGTGTACCCCAAGTACACTATGAGGATCAAGAGGAAGTTCTGA
- a CDS encoding RsmB/NOP family class I SAM-dependent RNA methyltransferase, with the protein MSYEDAFPPELREYYRKLFGGEAGEIMASLRTPVEKYYIRVNTLKTSRQRLMSILRREGLKPKRSPYLKEGIYFEREGPNFDDDYEPGLPAVRANKFASESVYQGAMLYAPGVLQADKRIKPGDEVEIRDPRGLLVGIGTARMSAKEMVVSTRGLAVEVTLPKFRLPSLSELESFKDGLFYAQSLPSMVVAHVLEPSEEDLIVDMAAAPGGKTSHIAQLMQNRGEIIAIDKSRNRLKKMEEELKRLGVKNVKPLHMDSRKLPELGIKADKILLDAPCTALGIRPKLWESRTPKDIEATARYQRHFINAAIKSLREGGVLVYSTCTLSYEENEANVRYILSKGLKLEEQKVFIGSHGIGMDGVQRFYPNRHLTQGFFIARFRKV; encoded by the coding sequence ATGAGCTACGAGGACGCTTTTCCACCGGAGCTGAGGGAGTACTACAGGAAGCTCTTCGGGGGAGAGGCAGGGGAGATAATGGCCTCCCTCCGGACGCCGGTGGAGAAGTACTACATCCGCGTGAACACCCTCAAGACGAGCAGGCAGAGGCTAATGAGCATCCTCCGGAGGGAAGGGCTGAAGCCGAAGCGAAGCCCCTACCTGAAGGAGGGCATCTACTTCGAGCGCGAGGGCCCGAACTTCGACGACGACTATGAGCCGGGCCTTCCTGCTGTGAGGGCCAACAAGTTCGCGAGCGAGAGCGTCTACCAGGGGGCCATGCTCTACGCTCCCGGCGTTCTCCAGGCGGACAAAAGGATAAAGCCCGGCGATGAGGTCGAGATAAGGGATCCTAGGGGCCTTCTGGTGGGCATTGGGACAGCGAGGATGAGTGCCAAGGAGATGGTTGTCTCAACGAGGGGGTTAGCCGTTGAGGTCACCCTGCCGAAGTTCAGGCTGCCCAGCCTGAGCGAGCTGGAGTCCTTTAAGGATGGCCTCTTCTACGCCCAGAGCCTGCCCTCGATGGTGGTCGCCCACGTCCTGGAGCCCAGTGAGGAGGATCTGATAGTGGACATGGCGGCCGCTCCCGGAGGAAAGACGAGCCACATCGCCCAGCTTATGCAGAACCGGGGCGAGATAATAGCAATTGACAAGTCAAGGAACAGGCTCAAAAAGATGGAAGAAGAGCTCAAAAGGCTCGGCGTGAAGAACGTCAAGCCTCTCCATATGGACTCCAGGAAGCTCCCTGAGCTCGGGATTAAGGCGGACAAGATACTCCTCGACGCGCCGTGCACGGCTTTGGGTATAAGGCCGAAGCTGTGGGAGAGCAGGACTCCAAAGGATATCGAGGCCACAGCACGCTACCAGAGGCACTTTATAAACGCGGCCATAAAGTCCCTCAGGGAGGGCGGCGTTTTAGTCTATTCCACATGCACGCTGAGCTACGAGGAGAATGAGGCCAATGTGAGGTACATCCTCTCAAAGGGACTGAAGCTTGAGGAGCAGAAGGTGTTCATAGGCTCCCACGGCATTGGGATGGACGGTGTCCAGCGCTTTTACCCCAACAGGCATCTAACTCAGGGGTTCTTTATAGCGCGCTTCAGGAAGGTGTAG
- a CDS encoding LEA type 2 family protein encodes MRWKLLLAVVFLTIILWVGYVVYAAVGASPTVRASWGYVDEKTTEIWVNANLNRPLMVPVSVDNLTISLSGIPVAQVKRFDYRPTGREVNIAVGIENYNLVRAIVEYLKNGQRGTVSVEFKGRFLGFIPLSLRVSEQISEDVLAYLNFRADSKELAGGLIETPALVETTFEWAGEEDGNIVLMAHMKFYNPNRFPIPVGNLSFDVYANDIKIGYGETEKSVVIPADGYGTLDVRTYIVEDALPKVWVIHVKNGEVSRARADVYLDITALGQKYRVKLASYEETVKTDIMGSINRLLEGMTAG; translated from the coding sequence ATGAGGTGGAAGCTTCTGCTGGCCGTGGTGTTCCTCACCATAATCCTCTGGGTCGGCTACGTGGTGTACGCCGCCGTGGGCGCCAGCCCCACAGTGCGGGCGAGCTGGGGCTACGTTGACGAGAAGACGACCGAGATATGGGTGAACGCGAATCTGAACAGGCCCCTCATGGTTCCCGTCTCCGTGGACAACCTCACGATAAGCCTGTCTGGGATCCCGGTGGCGCAGGTCAAGAGGTTCGACTACAGGCCGACAGGCAGGGAGGTCAATATCGCCGTAGGGATAGAGAACTACAACCTGGTCAGGGCAATCGTGGAGTACCTGAAAAATGGGCAGAGGGGCACAGTTTCCGTAGAGTTTAAGGGCAGGTTCCTGGGGTTCATCCCCCTGAGCCTCAGGGTGTCGGAGCAGATAAGCGAGGACGTCCTGGCGTACCTGAACTTCAGGGCGGACAGCAAAGAGCTGGCCGGCGGGCTCATCGAGACCCCCGCCCTGGTGGAAACCACCTTCGAGTGGGCAGGGGAGGAGGATGGAAACATAGTCCTCATGGCCCATATGAAGTTCTACAACCCCAACAGGTTCCCCATTCCCGTCGGGAACCTCAGCTTCGACGTCTACGCCAACGACATCAAGATCGGCTATGGGGAAACTGAGAAAAGCGTCGTCATCCCGGCGGACGGGTACGGGACTCTGGACGTCAGAACGTACATCGTGGAAGACGCGCTCCCAAAGGTCTGGGTGATCCACGTCAAGAACGGAGAGGTCAGCAGGGCCAGGGCCGATGTATATCTGGACATAACCGCCCTCGGCCAGAAGTACAGGGTAAAGCTGGCGAGCTACGAGGAGACGGTGAAGACTGACATAATGGGGAGCATCAACCGGCTGCTTGAGGGCATGACGGCCGGATGA
- a CDS encoding bifunctional N(6)-L-threonylcarbamoyladenine synthase/serine/threonine protein kinase, which yields MIALGIEGTAHTLGIGIVTEKEVLANVFHTLTTEKGGIHPKEAAEHHARLLKPLLKKALETAGIGMDEVDVIAFSQGPGLGPALRVVATAARALAIRHGKPIIGVNHCIAHVEITKMFGVRDPVGLYVSGGNTQVLALEGGRYRVFGETLDIGIGNAIDTFARELGLGFPGGPKIEKLALKGERYIELPYAVKGMDLSFSGILTEAVRKYRTGRYRVEDLAYSFQETAFAALVEVTERAVAHTGKDEVVLVGGVAANNRLREMLKVMAGDRGVEFFVPPYELCRDNGAMIAYTGLRMYLGGVRFSLEDTVVRQKFRTDEVEVVWS from the coding sequence ATGATAGCGCTGGGCATAGAGGGTACTGCACACACGCTGGGCATAGGTATAGTCACGGAAAAGGAAGTTCTGGCCAACGTATTCCACACTCTCACGACCGAAAAGGGGGGCATCCACCCCAAAGAGGCGGCTGAGCACCACGCCAGGCTTCTGAAGCCCCTTCTTAAAAAGGCCCTGGAAACGGCTGGAATCGGAATGGATGAGGTTGACGTCATTGCCTTCTCCCAGGGGCCGGGCCTCGGTCCCGCCCTCCGCGTCGTCGCCACCGCCGCGAGGGCCCTTGCGATAAGGCACGGTAAGCCCATAATAGGGGTCAACCACTGCATTGCCCACGTTGAGATAACGAAGATGTTCGGGGTAAGGGATCCGGTCGGCCTCTACGTGAGCGGGGGCAACACTCAGGTTCTGGCCCTTGAGGGGGGCCGCTACCGTGTTTTTGGTGAGACCCTAGACATTGGAATAGGCAACGCAATAGACACCTTCGCGAGGGAGCTCGGACTCGGTTTCCCCGGCGGGCCGAAGATTGAGAAGCTGGCCCTCAAGGGCGAGCGCTACATCGAGCTCCCCTATGCCGTGAAGGGAATGGATCTGAGCTTCTCCGGCATCCTGACCGAGGCCGTCAGGAAGTACAGGACGGGCAGGTACAGGGTTGAAGATCTCGCCTACTCCTTCCAGGAGACCGCCTTTGCTGCCCTGGTTGAGGTTACGGAGAGGGCGGTGGCACACACGGGTAAAGATGAAGTGGTTCTCGTTGGCGGTGTCGCCGCCAACAACCGGCTGAGGGAGATGCTGAAGGTGATGGCGGGGGACAGGGGGGTGGAGTTCTTCGTCCCGCCCTACGAACTCTGCCGCGACAACGGTGCGATGATAGCATACACCGGTCTGAGGATGTACCTTGGGGGCGTCAGGTTTTCACTTGAGGATACTGTGGTCAGGCAGAAGTTCCGCACCGACGAGGTGGAGGTCGTATGGAGCTAG
- the coaD gene encoding phosphopantetheine adenylyltransferase, protein MRKKYRKVVVGGTFDRLHLGHKALLRKAFEVGEYVYVGLTSDEMIREKPYADKILPYEIRLKDLIKFFEVNGYSNYRVIKIHTAIGFAGSMRSLEAIVVSEETYKGALVVNRAREENGLKPLDVVTIGLVRSPLGPKISSSLIRAGLIDPFGRPVSSGNGTPRKTFKGKERNTSGDTYGEA, encoded by the coding sequence ATGAGGAAAAAATACAGGAAAGTCGTCGTCGGCGGAACCTTCGACAGGCTCCACCTCGGCCACAAGGCCCTGCTGAGGAAGGCCTTTGAGGTCGGAGAATACGTCTACGTGGGCCTCACCTCGGACGAGATGATACGCGAGAAGCCGTACGCCGATAAAATCCTCCCCTACGAGATTCGCCTGAAGGATTTAATCAAGTTCTTCGAGGTCAACGGCTACTCAAACTACCGCGTCATCAAGATACACACGGCAATAGGCTTCGCGGGCAGCATGAGGAGCCTTGAGGCCATAGTGGTGAGCGAGGAGACCTACAAGGGGGCACTCGTCGTAAACCGGGCAAGGGAGGAGAACGGGCTGAAACCACTCGACGTAGTCACGATAGGGCTCGTGAGAAGCCCCCTGGGGCCGAAGATAAGCTCTTCCCTAATAAGGGCAGGCCTAATAGACCCGTTCGGAAGACCGGTCTCCAGTGGAAACGGAACTCCCCGAAAGACGTTTAAGGGGAAAGAACGTAACACTTCCGGTGATACCTATGGTGAAGCTTAA
- a CDS encoding acetate--CoA ligase family protein, producing the protein MDFFFYPSSVAVFGSFRVGAIAYEILRNIVEGGFEGRVIPVNPKGGTVEVAGRVFEIRPRLEEPVDTAIIAVPARMVPALIDEIGPLVKGAVVISAGFSEVGNEELERELVEKARRHGVRIIGPNCAGIFGVHGRFFGSFEVRVKPGGLALISQSGAFGGAALAMGNDEGVGFSAFVSYGNAADLNESDFLEYFADDENTKAIALYIEGVKDGRRFLEALRYAASKKPVIVLKAGKSASGARAAASHTGSLAGSYEIYRAAFKQAGAIEVEEMEEVFDAAKAFEVYPKAGRRVAVITNSGGPGVLATDRLEKLGLEIAELSKETIEKLRSFLPPQCSVKNPVDLIADADYERYRRTIEVVCKDENVDSLLVICVPPIFIPSGEIARAVIEADCSKPVIVNFMAGELVRDGVELLEGAGIKNFPTPERAARALYWLSLR; encoded by the coding sequence ATGGACTTCTTCTTTTACCCTTCAAGCGTCGCTGTTTTTGGCTCGTTCAGGGTGGGGGCAATAGCCTACGAGATACTCAGGAACATTGTCGAGGGTGGCTTTGAGGGCAGGGTGATTCCCGTAAACCCAAAGGGTGGAACCGTCGAGGTCGCCGGAAGGGTCTTTGAAATCAGGCCGAGGCTGGAGGAGCCCGTTGATACAGCCATAATTGCCGTTCCTGCCAGAATGGTCCCTGCCCTAATAGATGAGATTGGGCCGCTCGTAAAGGGCGCCGTCGTAATAAGCGCCGGCTTCTCTGAGGTTGGAAACGAAGAGCTTGAGCGTGAGCTGGTGGAGAAGGCCAGGAGGCACGGCGTCAGAATCATTGGCCCCAACTGCGCCGGCATTTTCGGCGTCCACGGGAGGTTCTTCGGCTCCTTTGAGGTACGTGTTAAGCCCGGTGGACTGGCCCTCATCAGCCAGAGCGGTGCCTTCGGAGGCGCTGCCCTCGCGATGGGCAACGATGAGGGGGTCGGCTTCTCGGCCTTCGTTTCCTACGGAAACGCCGCAGATTTAAACGAGAGCGACTTCCTTGAGTACTTCGCTGACGATGAGAACACGAAGGCGATAGCCCTGTACATTGAGGGCGTCAAGGACGGGAGGCGCTTTTTGGAGGCCCTCCGCTACGCGGCGAGCAAAAAGCCCGTCATTGTCCTCAAGGCCGGGAAGAGTGCGAGCGGTGCGAGGGCGGCTGCTTCCCACACCGGTTCTCTGGCTGGAAGCTACGAGATTTACAGGGCCGCGTTCAAACAGGCCGGGGCGATAGAGGTCGAGGAGATGGAGGAGGTCTTCGACGCGGCAAAGGCCTTCGAGGTGTACCCGAAAGCGGGAAGGCGCGTCGCAGTTATAACCAACTCCGGCGGGCCCGGCGTTCTGGCGACGGATAGGCTCGAAAAGCTGGGCCTTGAGATTGCTGAACTAAGCAAAGAAACCATCGAGAAGCTCCGCTCCTTCCTCCCGCCGCAGTGCTCTGTGAAGAACCCGGTAGACCTCATAGCCGATGCTGACTACGAACGTTACCGGAGAACCATCGAGGTCGTATGTAAAGATGAAAACGTTGATTCCCTCCTCGTCATCTGTGTCCCTCCGATATTCATCCCCAGCGGGGAGATAGCGAGGGCCGTAATCGAGGCGGACTGCAGCAAGCCGGTAATAGTCAACTTCATGGCGGGGGAGCTCGTGAGGGACGGAGTCGAACTGCTGGAGGGGGCGGGTATCAAGAACTTCCCGACGCCGGAGCGTGCCGCGAGGGCGCTCTACTGGCTCTCGCTCCGCTGA